The following are encoded in a window of Acropora muricata isolate sample 2 chromosome 6, ASM3666990v1, whole genome shotgun sequence genomic DNA:
- the LOC136919033 gene encoding peroxidasin-like isoform X1 — translation MLFYIVPLMCVFFKLSSAFAGCSQARDDDFADPFLPTVELKIIEFPNENILPIGCNITIACISNTSNPRGELDDLPFWIQFYYSSHVRVLHNCGGSDERADSQVSKVCELLIQNATKEDSGNYSCWAVTQRLCAFRKIELHFREPKEPIFTVDLPNEMRTIRGNKSTLTCQASGTPRPVITWFKNSRLLRSPSIKGTKAYSTLTFDPISISDQGNYWCQASNVFGSKKTSTVAVSVLMKPVIRIHPKNVSASLNGGDITLECAAEGSPNPVITWLKNNTTMVSETSNTQNGTMSFLTIIIHKKMKTENYQCMASNSFGIAFSQTATVYLLEEGNDQSEADAQAFSSYSWSFLWPTVSIAVAVLLLLLLCVILAVFKHKQWKKDSYLLTNEIVRDRELFQLKIRNGMDIIPQLRLSQAINTSTYSSQERTVSTTDDNKRYVQIMRHTNNRNWEIPRDRIIIPQEELGGEDLGVENKGIYLRSDRHQLPVAVKQVKSESCA, via the exons ATGCTGTTTTATATTGTGCCATTGATGTGTGTCTTTTTCAAACTAAGCTCAGCTTTTGCCGGCTGTAGTCAGGCCAGAGATGATGACTTTGCAG ATCCATTTCTACCCACTGTGGAACTCAAGATCATTGAATTCCCGAATGAAAACATCCTTCCTATTGGCTGCAACATAACAATCGCCTGCATCAGCAACACCTCGAATCCACGGGGTGAACTCGATGACTTGCCGTTTTGGATACAGTTCTATTACAGCTCTCATGTAAGAGTTTTACACAATTGCGGAGGTAGCGATGAACGCGCGGACAGCCAAGTCAGCAAAGTTTGCGAGTTGTTGATCCAGAATGCCACAAAAGAGGACTCTGGAAATTACTCCTGTTGGGCTGTAACCCAACGTCTTTGTGCATTCAGGAAAATAGAGCTGCACTTCAGAG AACCAAAAGAGCCAATTTTCACCGTAGATTTGCCAAATGAGATGAGGACTATTAGAGGAAATAAGAGCACGTTGACTTGTCAAGCCTCAGGAACTCCTCGACCAGTCATTACCTGGTTCAAAAATAGCCGTCTTCTTAGAAGTCCGTCCATTAAAGGAACGAAAGCTTATTCTACGCTAACTTTTGACCCTATCAGCATAAGTGATCAGGGAAATTACTGGTGTCAAGCAAGCAATGTTTTCGGTTCCAAGAAAACATCTACTGTAGCTGTCAGTG TTCTTATGAAGCCAGTCATCAGAATTCATCCCAAAAATGTTTCGGCGTCTCTTAATGGTGGCGACATAACCTTAGAATGCGCTGCAGAGGGATCTCCAAACCCTGTGATCACATGGCTAAAAAACAACACAACAATGGTTAGCGAGACAAGCAACACGCAAAATGGCACCATGTCTTTTCTCACCATAATAATTCACAAGAAGATGAAGACAGAAAACTACCAATGCATGGCTAGCAACTCATTCGGGATCGCTTTTTCTCAGACAGCAACTGTATATTTACTGGAGGAAGGAAATGACCAAA GTGAAGCTGATGCTCAAGCTTTCAGTTCGTATTCGTGGTCTTTTCTCTGGCCAACTGTTAGTATCGCTGTagcagttcttcttcttcttcttctatgTGTAATTCTGGCTGTCTTCAAGCATAAACAGTGGAAGAAAGATAGCTATCTGCTCACTAACGAA ATTGTGAGGGATCGGGAACTTTTTCAGCTTAAAATTAGAAATGGCATGGATATAATCCCTCAGCTGCGCCTTAGCCAGGCAATTAATACCAGCACATACTCGAGCCAAGAGAGAACTGTATCCACCACTGATGATAACAAACGCTACGTGCAGATAATGCGGCATACAAATAACCGAAACTGGGAAATCCCACGTGATAGGATTATCATACCACAAGAGGAGCTGGGTGGAGAAGACCTTGGAGTTGAAAATAAAGGAATCTACTTGAGAAGTGATCGACACCAGCTTCCAGTAGCCGtgaaacaagttaagagtgagTCCTGCGCCTAG
- the LOC136919033 gene encoding tropomyosin-like isoform X2, which yields MPHLKVNINGKRYTISGLSRKTCSKQILCALAKVDAELRANTKSNEEKDKPAFRNSTIEKQCTLRGRRRNENTNTRGKSKLKRYDDDQWKAKAGREQVRQKVEKISRLEDKGIQTSNGMLEKLGQMNETQEECISGIREKGEAAVPGSDTTGLHASMENNALSATGAEGEVIFVNNAKDTDQDTGISELYSDSSFENKHLLSKNEKRSVAVSSKGKNLNHTETPVHAKCVSTSTDPVEVDVTDEQMREPEKVEPAENHFIVAQLIGIETDGENSEQCKSNCIYVDSDCEDLREEIKRIQIDLKLTETKLAEQNQMISSLGTEFKEGKKKNSVANEIDCEIEHIDGLKKELRLSNQLYEYQKLESLANSLELDRVESQISRKRWHVKSLLKELSYVKKPPTEWSRHFKMHDYLREGTLV from the coding sequence ATGCCTCATCTCAAAGTAAACATAAATGGCAAACGATATACTATCTCCGGACTTTCAAGGAAAACATGCAGCAAACAGATTCTCTGCGCTTTGGCAAAAGTGGACGCAGAATTGCGTGCTAATACAAAATCTAACGAGGAAAAAGATAAACCGGCCTTTCGTAATTCCACGATTGAGAAACAGTGTACTCTGCGAGGCCGGAGGAGAAACGAAAATACAAATACAAGGGGAAAGTCGAAATTAAAACGCTACGATGATGACCAATGGAAAGCCAAAGCTGGAAGGGAACAAGTGaggcaaaaagttgaaaagatcTCAAGGTTGGAAGATAAAGGAATTCAGACTTCAAACGGAATGCTTGAGAAGTTAGGGCAAATGAATGAAACGCAGGAAGAATGTATTTCAGGAATACGTGAGAAAGGCGAAGCAGCTGTTCCAGGTTCTGACACTACCGGTTTGCACGCATCAATGGAAAATAATGCTTTGAGCGCGACTGGTGCTGAAGGAGAAGTCATTTTTGTGAATAATGCTAAAGATACTGACCAGGACACTGGAATAAGTGAGTTATATTCGGACAgctcgttcgaaaacaaacatcTTTTAAGCAAAAACGAAAAACGAAGTGTCGCAGTGAGCTCCAAAGGGAAAAACCTTAACCACACCGAGACACCTGTTCACGCTAAATGTGTGTCTACGAGTACAGATCCCGTAGAAGTGGATGTCACGGATGAACAAATGCGTGAGCCTGAGAAAGTGGAACCGGCAGAAAATCATTTCATAGTTGCTCAGCTAATTGGCATCGAAACGGACGGTGAAAACAGCGAGCAATGCAAAAGTAACTGCATCTATGTCGATTCAGACTGCGAAGATCTAAGAGAGGAAATAAAGAGGATacaaattgatttgaaattAACAGAAACGAAACTAGCTGAACAGAATCAAATGATTAGTTCGCTTGGTACTGAGTTCAAAGAGGGGAAAAAGAAGAACAGCGTCGCAAATGAAATAGATTGCGAAATTGAGCACATTGATGGCCTGAAAAAGGAACTTAGGTTAAGTAATCAACTGTATGAGTATCAGAAGCTAGAGTCGTTAGCAAACTCCCTGGAACTCGACAGAGTTGAGTCACAAATAAGTAGAAAACGATGGCACGTAAAGTCGTTGCTTAAAGAACTCAGCTATGTAAAGAAACCCCCAACTGAGTGGAGTAGGCATTTTAAAATGCATGATTACTTGAGAGAGGGAACCCTGGTATAG